In the Arenicella chitinivorans genome, ACGGCGACCGCACTGTCGCCGAGCATGGTTTCTGGCCGTGTGGTTGCAACGATCAAAAACTGATCGGGTGCGTCACTCAACGGGTACCGCAGATGCCACAAGTGACCGTTTTCTTCAGCTGACTCAACTTCTAAGTCCGACACCGCTGTGTGCAGCACTGGATCCCAGTTCACTAGGCGCTTACCTCGGTAGATTAGGTCTTCCTGGTAAAGCTTGATAAAGACTTCCTGGACCGCCGCCGAGAGGCCGTCATCCATGGTAAAGCGTTCGCGGCTCCAGTCTATGGCGGCCCCCATGCGACGCAGCTGTTTGGTGATGGTGCCGCCGGATTCCGCTTTCCATTCCCATACTTTATCGATAAATTTTTCGCGTCCCAGGTCATGTCGACTGATGCCATCGGCAGCCAGTCGGCGTTCGACCACCATTTGGGTTGCAATGCCGGCATGGTCTGTGCCGACCTGCCACAGGGTTTGGTCGCCTTTCATACGATGATAGCGCGTTAACAAATCCATGATCGTGTCTTGAAACGCATGCCCCATATGCAGGCTACCAGTCACATTGGGCGGCGGGATCATGATGCAATAAGCATTTTCGGCCTCGCGCGCCGCAAAATTATTGTTTGATTCCCAGCGTTGATAGATCGCCTGTTCAATTTTGCTAGGCTGATACTGATTGTCGAGCGCGTTAGTCATGGTTGTTAGTCTGGCTGTGTGGAATTACGTTTGATCAAACGCAATATTATACGGTTTTGAATCACTGGAATCAGTAGCAATTAACGCCCTAATTGGACCGAAACGTCGAGTTCCAGTTTAGGACTGAGGCTATAGTTCGATGTCGTGTGTCTTAAGCTCGAAGCCTTCGGATTTGTAGCGTTTATAGCGACCCCGCGCAGCGGCTTTGGACTGGTCGTCCGAGTCCACAATTTCGGCGATACGGGCGAAGTGATGATTGAACAAGGGAACCGTGCTGCCAACATTAATCAATACATCGTAATCCCGCTCAAGTACGTTCGGCGTGACGTCGTTGTGGACGCCGTAGTGAACTGTTGATAGTGGGGCCGGTTCGCTGATTGGGTCATGTGCTACAAAGCTGGCGTCGGAGAAGGACCACAATAACTGATCCAGCTGCGACGACTCCTGGGGCGAGTCGGTGATGATTAAAGCGCGTTGGTTCAGCCGCTGAAGCTTATTGGCTAAGCGGCTGGCCAGTTTAAATTTCGCCAAGTTCACCCGATTTGAAATCAGATAAAAATCCACCTGCTTCATACTGAGTTAGCCTCGGCTTAGCAGCGATCGATCAGATATTGAGTCAGAATCGGGACAGCTCGACCGGTTGCGCGTTTGCCGGCACTACCGCCCCAGGCGGTCCCTGCGATGTCTAAATGCGCCCAGCGAAATTTTTCCGTGAAATAGGAGAGGAAGCAGGCGGCCGTAATGGTGCCCGCACTCGGGCCACCGATGTTTGCCAGATCGGCATAGTCGCTTTTGAGTTGTTTTTTATAGGTTTCTTTTATCGGTAACTGCCAAGCGTGATCCAGGCTTTTGTCACCGGCAGCAAGCAGGTTGTCGATGACTTCCTGATCGTTACCCATGACACCACTGGTTTGGTGTCCAAGGGCGACAATCACTGCGCCCGTTAACGTCGCAATATCAATCACTGAAGCCGGTTTGTAGCGCTCAGCATAGGTCAGCGCGTCACACAGAATCAAGCGACCTTCCGCATCGGTGTTAAGAATTTCAATGGTTTGACCCGACATCGACGTCACCACATCGCCAGGTTTATTGGCCTGACCGTCTGGTAGGTTTTCCGAACTTGGCACGATGCCAACAACATTGATTGGTAACTCAAGCTCAGCCGCGGCTAGGACCGCACCGAAGACACTGGCTGCACCGCACATATCGTACTTCATCTCATCCATCTTGGCGGATGGCTTAATGGAAATGCCGCCGGCATCGAAAGTCAGACCTTTGCCGACCAGGACGTGCGGTGCGTCTTTGGCTTTCTTTGCGCCGCGATGTTCCATAATGATTAGTTTGGCTGGTTCACGACTGCCTTTGCTTACTGAGAGCAGTGAGCCCATGCCGAGTTCTTGCATTTGTTTTTCGGTTAAGACTTTAACCTTTAGTTCATGCGAGCGCCCGAGCTTCTTAGCTTGGCTTGCCAGAAAGCTTGGTGTGCAAACATTGCCGGGCATATTGCCAAGGTCGCGAGCCAAGGTTTTACCATTGTGGATTGCCAACCCGACCGCGGCGGCGTGTTTTGCGGTTGCCAGTTGCTTGCGATCATCACACCACATAGTGAGCTTAAATTCGGGTGTGGTTTTGGGACCTCGTGCGGCTTTGGGTTGTGGGATGTATTGATATTCGTGATCGCCAAATGCTTCAACCAGTTGACGACTGACTGTTTCAATATCGCTCTTAGCGATCAGTGCTTGCAGGTCGCAGAGCACCGATTCTGCTTTCAAGGCTTTCACTTTGCTTGCGAGACCGCTTAGAATCTCACGCACGGTTTCGGTATCGAGGTTTTTCTCGCTACCAACGCCAAGCGCCAGCAAGTGACCCGCCTGTAATCCGGCAGGAACACGGATGCTAGCAAGTTCGCCTTGGTCGGCAGAAAACTGGCCACTGGTTTGCAGCCGATCTAGCGCACCATCGGTCGCGGCATTGATCTCTGCCTGTTGGGACGCAATCTTTTTCAATGGTTTAAGCGCGACCACCAGGCAGTCGGTTTTCTGTTGTAAGTTTTTCGCTGCTTTTATCTGAATTTTCACGTCGGTTCCTTATCTAAATGTTTAGTCTTTCGCCAAATAATTAGTATTGCTTGTTACAATACGGCGCTGATGATAATTATAGCCTGAAAAACCCCATACTGAGAGTCCTCCGCTTCGCGCTTTTAACATGATAGTCAACAAAGCTTTTATTACCGAAGTATTGCGCACAGCGTTAGCGGTGACGTTTGTGATCATCAGCATCTTTCTGGTGATGCGAGTCATGGGGTTCTTGAGCCAAGCGGCGGAAGGAATTATTCCCGTTGGTGGCGTACTCAGCCTGGTAGTATTGAAAATGGTGTCCTACCTCGATGTCATGCTACCACTTATGTTTTACATCGCCCTGATCATGGTGCTGAACCGCTGGTATGCGGACCAGGAAATGGCAGTGCTTGCCAGCGCAGGGTTGGGTGTATTTCACTTTCTCCGCCCGCTGGGTGTGTTGATCTTCATTCTCGGTGGGTTGGTGGCGTTTTTTTCGTTCTATTTGACCCCGTTGTCACTGGCGCAGGGCTACAAACTCGAGCAGGAATTCAGGCAAAGCAGCGAAGTGTCTGGGGTTGTGACGGGGCGTTTCGTTGAAGCAAAAGACGGTAATGGTGTGTACTTCATCGAAGATTACAATCGTAAGACAGGAAACTATGAAAACGTCTTTGCGTACCGTGCATCATTTGAACGCGAAGGTGTGGTTGTTGCTAAAACGGCATACCGTATGGAAGACGAAAAAACACAGGACAATTTTCTGGTGTTGGTGAATGGTTCCCGTTATGAAGGCAACCCAGGTTCACCTGACTACCGCGTGGTCGACTTTGAGAAGTACGCAATTCGCATTGAACCGAAAAACCAAACTAAGATTTACTTGCCGATTCGATCTCGTCCCAATAATGAGTTAATTGAATCAGCAGACCCGAAACTTCGAAGCGAGTGGTATTGGCGCATCGCCAAGGTGTTTACGCTACCGATACTCGCCATATTCGCATTGGCCTTGAGTCATGTCGACTCGCGGCGCGGAAAATCAACCGGTATGGTACTCGCGTTCCTAGTCTATTTAACTTACACCAATATGTTGGGTTACACCGTCGCCCTGGTTAAAAAAGGCCAGGCCACGAGCGGCACGCCGATTTGGCTGGTGCACGCCGCGTATTTTGTTCTGGCGTGTTACTGTTTGTATCGGCGTAACTATAATCTGCCGCTGATCCCCGAGTTCCGTGTGCGTGCTGACAAATCGGAGGCGCTTTAAAATGCGCATACTCGATATGTACATCGGCAAGATTCTACTGCGGCACATAATGGTGACCATCGTGGTATTGCTTGGGCTTTTCACGTTCGTCAGTTTTATTGATGAATTGAGCGATTTAGATCGCGGCAGCTACGGAATCATGCAGATTCTACAGCACGTGGTACTCAGTATCCCCAAGACGCTTTATGAAGTGTTTCCGATGGCAGCGCTGATTGGCTCGATTCTCGGATTGTCGACCTTGGCACGTGATTCTGAGTTGATCGTGATGCGGGCTGCCGGTGTGTCTGTGCAACGGATCGTGTTTTCCGTGGTTAAGGTTGGGATTGTTCTTGCTGTGATTGCTATGATCATGGGCGAGGTGGTGTCGCCGTATACCGAAACTCGGGCGCTTGAGGTCAAAGCCGAATCGATTCAGAACAAAGGTGGCCGCAAAGGCAATTTCGGCGTGTGGATGCGCGATGATAATACGTACGTCAATATCGGTGAGGTGTTGCCGGATCTCACGCTGCTGAATATCAAAATTTTTGAGTTTGATAATCAAAATTATTTGCGCTTTCTGTCGACCGCGAAGCAGGGTGAGTACAACCAGGATAATCAACGCTGGGTCTTGAAGGGCCTGCGTCGTACCATGATTAATGATCAGAGCTCAGCTGCGGATGAAGTGAACGCAGCTTACTGGAGCACCGTGGTAGAACCGGAAATTCTACGCGTGTTTCAAACTAAAGCCGACCAATTGTCGATCTGGCAGCTTCGAAATTACATCGCGCACTTAAAGTCGAACAAGCAGGATACGTCAAGCTATGAGTTGACGTTCTGGTCCAAGATTGTAACGCCGTTTGCGACCTTGGTGATGTTGATTCTTGCGGTGCCCTTCGTGTTTAAAGAAGCCCGTAGCGGGAATCTTGGGCGCAGCTTGTTTTTCGGCATTATGATCGGGCTTGGGTTCTTTATTCTCAATCAGGCCTTTAGTTACTTTGTGACCCTGTTCAGTATTCCGCCGATGCTTGGTGCCGCCTTACCGACGATGCTGGTTTGCGGACTTAGTTTTGTCATGATACGACGAATAGTCTGACCTATTGCTGGCTCGGCTTATGATGCACTATTTGCGTGTTGCTCAGAATGTCGTGCCAGGCGCGCTGTCGTCGATTCAATAAAATCCAGGTGAAACCAAGACCTAAAGCCACCCAAGACAGGGCAGCAAAGACACAGCGCCTGATGGCCAAGGGCCAGTCAACAAACTTGCCGTCAGGTTTGATCAGATACAAATTCCAGGCTTTCATTCCTGGGGTCTGACCACCGTGTGTCCAAAACCAGCCAAAGTAGATGACGCTCACGGTAATTGCATTTGCGGCAACCAATAGCGTCCCAATTAACCTACCTGTATGGTTGAGCGTCGGTAAGGTTTCGCTCGTAGTCACGTGCATGAGTGCCTCTGGTGCGAGCACAAATTTAAATATTGCGGCGATTAGCGCCGAAGATAAAAAGACCAGGCTGAACAACAATAATCCGTCGTAAATCATGATCAACAGGCGTTTAAAGAATCCTACAGTTCGCATTGTCTGGCTCTCGGTCAGGTTAATATCTGGAAACGGGTGTTATCCACTGCTTAGGTGAGTTGTACACAGTTGTTAAAATCACGCCCAATTATTGCAGATTAATGAACTTATCTCGCAGTTTTGATCACAAAGGTTTTGTAACATATTGAAATATATCATTTATTTCAATTGATTAAAATTTAATCAATTGCGCTTATCTGTGATACTACGTGCGCCAGTCCAAGGTTGTTCACAAAGTTATCCACAGTTTTTGTGGATAACTGAACTGCCTTGCACCACCGCTGGCTGACTATACACAAAGCCGGTTTGCTGGCAAGTATAATCGCGTATCAAATGTGCGAGTTAATGAACCGAGTCATCGGTATCATTGTCAACTCAGGGCCAGTCGTGATTCTTGCGGATAGTCTCTAGATGGCGATTGAAGTTTTGTGACATGTTCGATAAATTGCTGTCTGGGGATCGTTAATTTAAACACCTCTAGCATAACCACATTTGGGCCGCTCGCAGCAGCGTGCAGGGATACCAAGACCTAACCTTCTTACACATTGGAGAGATATCATGGGTGAATCAACCTTTCACTACTTAGACAAAGCACTTTCTCAAGTTCGAGATCTCGGACTGATGCCGGAGAAGGTCGACGAAGCCCCTGTGGTCGCGCTGCTACAAAGGTTGACAGATATTGATGAGGCTAAGGTGGTGGCTATCGCACGCACGCTAACTCAAGCGTCAGTGTTTAACGAGATCGTGCGTGAGCAAGTATCTGAAATGCGCGTCGGTGAGCGCTACGAAAACATTACTGAGTCATTTAATTCGATTCGCGGCGATGCGAAACGGATGGTGGATCAGCTGGAAGATGGCAAGGTGGATACGTTTGAGCGCATCAATAATGTCTGGATGAAAGTGACCCGCGGCGACATTGCGTCACGTTTTGACGACATTAAAGAAACGTATTTGGAAGTCGCCGAAGATTCACGTGAGCAGATCGAGCGTGAACAGATCATCCTTGAGGCCTACCAGGACTTTCGCGGCGCGATTAAGCAGTCCGAAATCTTCGCGCTGGATGTACTGAAGCAAGCTGAAGCAATATGGAACACAGCTAAGGGCGCATTGGAACAGGCGAATACCACGGTTGAAAATTACGCTGGAGACGATATGACTGAGCGAGCCAAACTTGAATTGGCGCGTGATGAACGTATGCGTGACTTTCAGGATGCGGAAGATCGCTATCAGGTCGCTAAAGATATTTCTGATAATCTAACCGTGAGCTACAACACGTCTGAAGTCATTATGGCACGTCTCATGCAGACCAATAGCGCCAAACAACGTGTTTATAAGCAAGCCATCACGTTCTTCGGTACCAATGAATCAGTACTGACCGCGTTAACGGCATCGTTTACCGGTCTGTTTGGTCTGCATGAGAGCACTCAGACCTTAGAAGCCATGAAAGAGGGCGTTTCCAAGAGTCTAGAAGACTTGGCAGATATCGGCGGTAAAGTGCAGGAAGCCGCCGTTCGTGCCGGGTATGGACCAACAATTCGCGCCGACGCTGTTAAAAAACTGGTTGATTCGGTCGTTAATTTTCAGGAACGCTCACGTGAGATCATTGATGAGATGCGTGTTCTTTCGACCAAGAATGCGGAAGAAATTCGAGATTCGGTTGAGGATGGCAAGCAGCGCATGGCGAAAATAATTCAGCGTGGTGGCTCATTACCACTGGCACACAAATTTTAATTTATCGCCGACATAGGTTATTTGATTATGGCTGAAAAGCACGCCGCGGCACCATTGGAGGACATTATGGTGGCCATGGACGTGGTGGACAATCTGCGCCACCAACAGACCTTGGTTGACCGAGAACTTGATGTTGAATCGCGGCGCGAACGATTACTTGAGCGGTTGCGTACTATGTATGCCGCGCAAGGAATTGAGGTGCCGGATCATGTGTTGCAGGAGGGGATTGCCGCGCTCGAAGAAGAGCGCTTTAAATATGAACCAGTTCCCAGTAGTTGGCGAACCAAACTGGCGCATATTTGGATCAGTCGTGGTCGCTGGGGTAAGCCGGTAGGGTTTCTAGCTGTGGTTGGCGCGGTGTTCTACAGCGTTTATTTCGTGACCGACGTGTTGCCAGAGCGCAAGATGCTGGTCGGCTTGCCAACTCAGATTGAGCGGGTTGTCACTGAGATCAATCAAACAGCAAAAGACTCGACGGTGGCTTCTGATGCGCAGACGCTGGCCAGCAATGCAATGCGAGCGATTGACTCAGGTAATACCGACATCGCGCAGTCGATCTTGTCGAATCTCCAAGATCTGGAAGCGAAGTTGAAGCGCAGCTATGACATCCGAGTTGTGGCGCGACAGAATCAAAACTCTGGAATCTGGCGTCGACCGCCGAATAACGCCAAAGGGCGTAATTACTATTTGATTGTGGAAGCGATTGGCACTGACAAGCAGCCGGTGGAACTGCTGATTTTTAATCAAGAAAACAATCAGGCTAAGCGCACTAAAGTCTGGGGGCTGCGGGTCGACGAGGCAACATTCATGGCCGTTGCCGCGGACAAAAAAGACGACGGTATCATTCAAAATAATATTGTGGGGCGTAAACCGGTCGGGGTTCTGGAGCCTGAGTACCGAATTGCGACCAGCGGCGCAACCATCACGGAGTGGTAATATGTGGACGGGTCCCAGAGCACTGAGCTCGATTGATGAGAGCTTGCAATCCATCCGCAACGATGTGGTGCGACTTGACAATGAACTCAAACAGCTAACGCATCGACAGGGTGGGTTGCAGCGCCAGCGTGTTCAGTTGCTGAATGACATTGCGGAGGTCAGGCTGTCAGCTCTGGATGTTGGTGAGATAAAGGCAAATTTT is a window encoding:
- a CDS encoding DNA polymerase III subunit chi, with protein sequence MKQVDFYLISNRVNLAKFKLASRLANKLQRLNQRALIITDSPQESSQLDQLLWSFSDASFVAHDPISEPAPLSTVHYGVHNDVTPNVLERDYDVLINVGSTVPLFNHHFARIAEIVDSDDQSKAAARGRYKRYKSEGFELKTHDIEL
- a CDS encoding leucyl aminopeptidase, which produces MKIQIKAAKNLQQKTDCLVVALKPLKKIASQQAEINAATDGALDRLQTSGQFSADQGELASIRVPAGLQAGHLLALGVGSEKNLDTETVREILSGLASKVKALKAESVLCDLQALIAKSDIETVSRQLVEAFGDHEYQYIPQPKAARGPKTTPEFKLTMWCDDRKQLATAKHAAAVGLAIHNGKTLARDLGNMPGNVCTPSFLASQAKKLGRSHELKVKVLTEKQMQELGMGSLLSVSKGSREPAKLIIMEHRGAKKAKDAPHVLVGKGLTFDAGGISIKPSAKMDEMKYDMCGAASVFGAVLAAAELELPINVVGIVPSSENLPDGQANKPGDVVTSMSGQTIEILNTDAEGRLILCDALTYAERYKPASVIDIATLTGAVIVALGHQTSGVMGNDQEVIDNLLAAGDKSLDHAWQLPIKETYKKQLKSDYADLANIGGPSAGTITAACFLSYFTEKFRWAHLDIAGTAWGGSAGKRATGRAVPILTQYLIDRC
- the lptF gene encoding LPS export ABC transporter permease LptF, producing MIVNKAFITEVLRTALAVTFVIISIFLVMRVMGFLSQAAEGIIPVGGVLSLVVLKMVSYLDVMLPLMFYIALIMVLNRWYADQEMAVLASAGLGVFHFLRPLGVLIFILGGLVAFFSFYLTPLSLAQGYKLEQEFRQSSEVSGVVTGRFVEAKDGNGVYFIEDYNRKTGNYENVFAYRASFEREGVVVAKTAYRMEDEKTQDNFLVLVNGSRYEGNPGSPDYRVVDFEKYAIRIEPKNQTKIYLPIRSRPNNELIESADPKLRSEWYWRIAKVFTLPILAIFALALSHVDSRRGKSTGMVLAFLVYLTYTNMLGYTVALVKKGQATSGTPIWLVHAAYFVLACYCLYRRNYNLPLIPEFRVRADKSEAL
- the lptG gene encoding LPS export ABC transporter permease LptG encodes the protein MRILDMYIGKILLRHIMVTIVVLLGLFTFVSFIDELSDLDRGSYGIMQILQHVVLSIPKTLYEVFPMAALIGSILGLSTLARDSELIVMRAAGVSVQRIVFSVVKVGIVLAVIAMIMGEVVSPYTETRALEVKAESIQNKGGRKGNFGVWMRDDNTYVNIGEVLPDLTLLNIKIFEFDNQNYLRFLSTAKQGEYNQDNQRWVLKGLRRTMINDQSSAADEVNAAYWSTVVEPEILRVFQTKADQLSIWQLRNYIAHLKSNKQDTSSYELTFWSKIVTPFATLVMLILAVPFVFKEARSGNLGRSLFFGIMIGLGFFILNQAFSYFVTLFSIPPMLGAALPTMLVCGLSFVMIRRIV
- a CDS encoding RDD family protein gives rise to the protein MRTVGFFKRLLIMIYDGLLLFSLVFLSSALIAAIFKFVLAPEALMHVTTSETLPTLNHTGRLIGTLLVAANAITVSVIYFGWFWTHGGQTPGMKAWNLYLIKPDGKFVDWPLAIRRCVFAALSWVALGLGFTWILLNRRQRAWHDILSNTQIVHHKPSQQ
- a CDS encoding cell surface protein, translated to MGESTFHYLDKALSQVRDLGLMPEKVDEAPVVALLQRLTDIDEAKVVAIARTLTQASVFNEIVREQVSEMRVGERYENITESFNSIRGDAKRMVDQLEDGKVDTFERINNVWMKVTRGDIASRFDDIKETYLEVAEDSREQIEREQIILEAYQDFRGAIKQSEIFALDVLKQAEAIWNTAKGALEQANTTVENYAGDDMTERAKLELARDERMRDFQDAEDRYQVAKDISDNLTVSYNTSEVIMARLMQTNSAKQRVYKQAITFFGTNESVLTALTASFTGLFGLHESTQTLEAMKEGVSKSLEDLADIGGKVQEAAVRAGYGPTIRADAVKKLVDSVVNFQERSREIIDEMRVLSTKNAEEIRDSVEDGKQRMAKIIQRGGSLPLAHKF
- a CDS encoding DUF6384 family protein translates to MAEKHAAAPLEDIMVAMDVVDNLRHQQTLVDRELDVESRRERLLERLRTMYAAQGIEVPDHVLQEGIAALEEERFKYEPVPSSWRTKLAHIWISRGRWGKPVGFLAVVGAVFYSVYFVTDVLPERKMLVGLPTQIERVVTEINQTAKDSTVASDAQTLASNAMRAIDSGNTDIAQSILSNLQDLEAKLKRSYDIRVVARQNQNSGIWRRPPNNAKGRNYYLIVEAIGTDKQPVELLIFNQENNQAKRTKVWGLRVDEATFMAVAADKKDDGIIQNNIVGRKPVGVLEPEYRIATSGATITEW